Proteins encoded by one window of Arachis ipaensis cultivar K30076 chromosome B04, Araip1.1, whole genome shotgun sequence:
- the LOC107639579 gene encoding spore wall protein 2 isoform X2, translating into MGRHVLLSLLLLLFLVFDPSDASFAGEHRNLANSDAEDGNKTAKPDPPLPNKENSDPNPVGGGTKKNEKESPSTNANKAPETGAKDSNGSDNSSKTSSAAPAPLPKVKGSNDPQKENNNTASLADNNDVKVNEEGGAKGNEKGDGNGNIKEGGKDNGNEGGNGKGEEGSKGNGEQSDKGNVGQGDKGNGKDGGKSNEEQGHAGDGGKSNVEQGDGGKGKDVGKDNGEKSDKGNGKDGDKVKENDGGDKGNQEENKGNESKTYSQSTTTESCRDLGKCTDKGGMVGCISKLDPRYVVVLLHNGGSDTIKVKLNEGNVEGIEVGIQKTVKVNITLATNGRTQLTFNAGKGDCVLLLHMVAVVVLGGTWGCCKFGKKRRGEVPYQELEMAMPETVAAAANDIESAEGWDQVWDDDWDDDVAVKSPGTRHVGSISANGLTARSSNKDGWEDNWDD; encoded by the exons ATGGGAAGACACGTGTTACTTTCActtctgttgttgttgttccttgTTTTTGATCCCTCTGATGCTTCCTTCGCTGGGGAACACAGAAATTTGGCGAATTCGGATGCAGAAGATGGTAACAAAACTGCGAAACCG GACCCTCCGTTGCCAAATAAGGAGAATTCAGATCCAAACCCTGTTGGTGGTGGAACAAAGAAGAACGAAAAGGAATCACCTTCCACCAATGCTAATAAAGCACCCGAAACGGGTGCAAAGGATTCCAATGGTAGTGATAACAGTAGTAAAACTAGTTCCGCAGCTCCGGCGCCTTTGCCCAAAGTGAAGGGTTCAAATGATCCTCAAAAGGAGAACAATAATACAGCTTCTCTAGCTGATAATAATGATGTTAAGGTCAATGAAGAAGGTGGTGCCAAGGGAAATGAAAAAGGCGATGGCAATGGAAACATAAAAGAGGGTGGTAAGGATAATGGAAATGAGGGTGGCAATGGCAAGGGAGAAGAGGGTAGCAAGGGTAATGGAGAACAAAGTGACAAGGGTAATGTTGGGCAAGGTGATAAGGGTAATGGAAAAGATGGTGGCAAGAGTAATGAAGAACAGGGTCACGCTGGTGATGGTGGCAAGAGTAACGTAGAACAAGGTGACGGGGGTAAGGGAAAAGATGTTGGCAAGGATAATGGAGAAAAAAGTGACAAGGGCAATGGAAAAGATGGTGACAAAGTTAAGGAAAATGATGGGGGTGACAAGGGTAATCAAGAAGAGAATAAGGGAAATGAGAGCAAAACTTATTCACAATCTACCACCACTGAGTCTTGTCGTGATCTGGGGAAGTGCACGGACAAAGGAGGCATGGTTGGTTGCATTTCCAAATTAG ATCCAAGATATGTGGTTGTTCTCCTTCATAATGGAGGATCTGACACCATCAAAGTGAAGCTTAATGAAGGTAATGTTGAAGGCATTGAAGTCGGCATACAGAAAACAGTGAAG GTTAACATTACACTAGCTACTAATGGAAGAACCCAACTGACTTTCAATGCTGGAAAAGGAGATTGTGTGCTTCTGCTTCATATGG TGGCAGTAGTAGTTCTTGGAGGGACATGGGGTTGCTGCAAATTCGGGAAGAAGCGACGTGGCGAGGTCCCATACCAAGAGCTTGAAATGGCAATGCCTGAGACTGTTGCAGCCGCAGCCAATGACATTGAATCTGCTGAAGGTTGGGATCAGGTCTGGGATGATGATTGGGATGACGATGTGGCAGTGAAGTCGCCGGGCACGCGTCATGTGGGCAGCATCTCGGCGAATGGCCTTACTGCTAGATCATCAAACAAAGATGGATGGGAAGATAATTGGGATGATTAA
- the LOC107639579 gene encoding uncharacterized protein DDB_G0290685 isoform X1, translated as MGRHVLLSLLLLLFLVFDPSDASFAGEHRNLANSDAEDGNKTAKPDPPLPNKENSDPNPVGGGTKKNEKESPSTNANKAPETGAKDSNGSDNSSKTSSAAPAPLPKVKGSNDPQKENNNTASLADNNDVKVNEEGGAKGNEKGDGNGNIKEGGKDNGNEGGNGKGEEGSKGNGEQSDKGNVGQGDKGNGKDGGKSNEEQGHAGDGGKSNVEQGDGGKGKDVGKDNGEKSDKGNGKDGDKVKENDGGDKGNQEENKGNESKTYSQSTTTESCRDLGKCTDKGGMVGCISKLDPRYVVVLLHNGGSDTIKVKLNEGNVEGIEVGIQKTVKVNITLATNGRTQLTFNAGKGDCVLLLHMGIPKPKGDFPIHFPSRDKILTPVNGAYFLIVAVVVLGGTWGCCKFGKKRRGEVPYQELEMAMPETVAAAANDIESAEGWDQVWDDDWDDDVAVKSPGTRHVGSISANGLTARSSNKDGWEDNWDD; from the exons ATGGGAAGACACGTGTTACTTTCActtctgttgttgttgttccttgTTTTTGATCCCTCTGATGCTTCCTTCGCTGGGGAACACAGAAATTTGGCGAATTCGGATGCAGAAGATGGTAACAAAACTGCGAAACCG GACCCTCCGTTGCCAAATAAGGAGAATTCAGATCCAAACCCTGTTGGTGGTGGAACAAAGAAGAACGAAAAGGAATCACCTTCCACCAATGCTAATAAAGCACCCGAAACGGGTGCAAAGGATTCCAATGGTAGTGATAACAGTAGTAAAACTAGTTCCGCAGCTCCGGCGCCTTTGCCCAAAGTGAAGGGTTCAAATGATCCTCAAAAGGAGAACAATAATACAGCTTCTCTAGCTGATAATAATGATGTTAAGGTCAATGAAGAAGGTGGTGCCAAGGGAAATGAAAAAGGCGATGGCAATGGAAACATAAAAGAGGGTGGTAAGGATAATGGAAATGAGGGTGGCAATGGCAAGGGAGAAGAGGGTAGCAAGGGTAATGGAGAACAAAGTGACAAGGGTAATGTTGGGCAAGGTGATAAGGGTAATGGAAAAGATGGTGGCAAGAGTAATGAAGAACAGGGTCACGCTGGTGATGGTGGCAAGAGTAACGTAGAACAAGGTGACGGGGGTAAGGGAAAAGATGTTGGCAAGGATAATGGAGAAAAAAGTGACAAGGGCAATGGAAAAGATGGTGACAAAGTTAAGGAAAATGATGGGGGTGACAAGGGTAATCAAGAAGAGAATAAGGGAAATGAGAGCAAAACTTATTCACAATCTACCACCACTGAGTCTTGTCGTGATCTGGGGAAGTGCACGGACAAAGGAGGCATGGTTGGTTGCATTTCCAAATTAG ATCCAAGATATGTGGTTGTTCTCCTTCATAATGGAGGATCTGACACCATCAAAGTGAAGCTTAATGAAGGTAATGTTGAAGGCATTGAAGTCGGCATACAGAAAACAGTGAAG GTTAACATTACACTAGCTACTAATGGAAGAACCCAACTGACTTTCAATGCTGGAAAAGGAGATTGTGTGCTTCTGCTTCATATGGGTATTCCTAAACCCAAAGGGGATTTTCCTATTCACTTTCCTTCTCGTGATAAAATTTTAACACCAGTCAACGGCGCTTATTTTCTCATAGTGGCAGTAGTAGTTCTTGGAGGGACATGGGGTTGCTGCAAATTCGGGAAGAAGCGACGTGGCGAGGTCCCATACCAAGAGCTTGAAATGGCAATGCCTGAGACTGTTGCAGCCGCAGCCAATGACATTGAATCTGCTGAAGGTTGGGATCAGGTCTGGGATGATGATTGGGATGACGATGTGGCAGTGAAGTCGCCGGGCACGCGTCATGTGGGCAGCATCTCGGCGAATGGCCTTACTGCTAGATCATCAAACAAAGATGGATGGGAAGATAATTGGGATGATTAA